One Sphingomonas sp. SUN039 genomic window carries:
- the kynU gene encoding kynureninase — protein MSDLSLAAAQARDAADPFAFARDRFTLPDGVIYLDGNSLGALPLATSAAMADVIAGQWGEGLVTSWNRHDWIGLPQRLGARIAPLIGAAPDEVIVTDTTSTNLFKLIAAALAARPHRQVILSEAGNFPTDLYIAQGAAAMRGAQLKTAAGAEILSSLDDHVAVLLLTHVHYKTGSVHDMAAITAAAHAVGALVIWDLSHSTGAVPVDLNGCNADLAVGCGYKYLNGGPGAPAFLYVARRLQNELHSPLSGWMGHAAPFAFEDGYRPAPGIDRFLSGTPSVLAMAALDAGLDTFDGVDTTALFAKGRALGDYCIALMDARCAGQGFALISPRNGDARGSHVSFAHLNAWPICQALIARGVIGDFRAPDALRLGFAPLYTGFADVWHAVEAIRDIVDSGAWDAPAYHAHSVVT, from the coding sequence ATGAGCGATCTCTCGCTCGCCGCAGCACAGGCGCGCGATGCCGCCGACCCGTTCGCTTTTGCGCGCGACCGCTTCACCCTGCCGGACGGCGTGATCTACCTCGACGGCAATTCGCTCGGTGCCCTGCCCCTCGCAACGTCGGCCGCCATGGCCGACGTGATCGCCGGGCAATGGGGCGAGGGACTGGTCACCAGTTGGAACCGCCACGACTGGATCGGCCTGCCGCAGCGCCTTGGTGCCCGGATCGCGCCGCTGATCGGGGCCGCACCCGACGAAGTCATTGTTACCGACACCACGTCGACCAACCTGTTCAAGCTGATCGCCGCCGCACTCGCTGCGCGGCCGCACCGGCAAGTCATCCTGTCGGAAGCGGGAAACTTCCCGACCGACCTGTACATCGCGCAGGGCGCAGCGGCGATGCGCGGCGCGCAGCTCAAAACCGCTGCGGGGGCTGAAATCCTGTCGTCGCTCGACGACCATGTTGCGGTACTGCTGCTTACCCATGTCCACTACAAAACCGGCTCCGTTCACGACATGGCGGCGATCACCGCCGCCGCCCATGCTGTCGGCGCGCTTGTCATTTGGGATCTGAGCCACAGCACCGGCGCGGTGCCGGTCGATCTGAACGGGTGCAACGCCGATCTCGCGGTCGGGTGCGGCTATAAATACCTCAACGGCGGTCCGGGTGCCCCGGCCTTCCTCTATGTCGCGCGGCGCTTGCAAAACGAACTTCACTCGCCACTTTCGGGCTGGATGGGGCATGCCGCGCCGTTCGCGTTCGAGGATGGCTATCGCCCGGCTCCCGGTATCGATCGGTTCCTGTCGGGCACCCCTTCGGTCCTGGCGATGGCGGCACTCGATGCGGGGCTCGACACCTTCGACGGCGTCGATACCACCGCCTTGTTCGCCAAGGGGCGCGCGCTCGGCGATTATTGTATTGCCCTGATGGACGCGCGCTGCGCCGGACAGGGCTTTGCCCTGATTTCACCGCGCAATGGCGACGCGCGCGGCAGCCATGTTTCCTTTGCCCACCTGAACGCCTGGCCGATCTGTCAGGCGCTGATCGCGCGCGGCGTGATCGGAGATTTTCGAGCGCCCGACGCACTGCGGCTGGGATTTGCGCCGCTCTACACCGGGTTCGCGGATGTCTGGCACGCGGTCGAGGCCATTCGCGACATCGTCGACAGCGGGGCATGGGACGCTCCGGCCTATCATGCGCATTCGGTAGTCACCTGA
- a CDS encoding low affinity iron permease family protein, whose protein sequence is MKHTLDKFFTRISTWIADAAGQPATFILAMATVIVWAVTGPMFAFSETWQLVINTGTTIVTFLMVFLIQNSANRDTASMQAKLDELLRAVEGAREKFIGIEHLTSHEVEAVRAALEKETNGEKGEAVDESLKKLAAKL, encoded by the coding sequence ATGAAACACACGCTCGACAAATTCTTCACCCGCATCTCGACCTGGATCGCCGATGCGGCGGGGCAGCCCGCGACGTTCATCCTCGCAATGGCGACGGTCATCGTCTGGGCGGTGACCGGGCCGATGTTCGCGTTCAGCGAGACGTGGCAGCTGGTCATCAATACCGGCACGACCATCGTCACCTTTCTGATGGTGTTCCTGATCCAGAATTCGGCGAACCGCGACACCGCATCGATGCAGGCCAAGCTCGACGAACTGCTGCGCGCGGTCGAGGGGGCGCGCGAGAAATTCATCGGGATCGAGCATCTGACGTCTCACGAGGTCGAGGCAGTGCGCGCCGCGCTCGAAAAGGAAACCAACGGCGAAAAGGGTGAGGCCGTCGACGAAAGCCTGAAAAAACTCGCGGCAAAACTCTAA
- a CDS encoding MBL fold metallo-hydrolase encodes MTVTPPMRAAIIPVTPLQQNCTLFWCTATMRGAFVDPGGDLPRLKAAAAQAGVTIEKILITHGHIDHCGEAGTLAKELGVRIEGPHEADRFWISRLEDDGRSYGVNGKVFEPDRWLDNGDTVTVGNLTLDVYHCPGHTPGHVVFHHAPSGVAMVGDVLFQGSIGRTDFPMGNHQDLLDAIVTRLWPLGGHTNFVPGHGAMSTFAHERATNPYVADRVLAAA; translated from the coding sequence ATGACAGTCACGCCCCCTATGCGCGCCGCCATCATTCCGGTCACCCCGCTTCAGCAGAATTGCACCCTGTTCTGGTGCACGGCAACCATGCGCGGCGCGTTCGTCGACCCCGGCGGCGATTTGCCCAGGTTGAAAGCTGCCGCCGCGCAGGCGGGGGTGACCATCGAGAAGATCCTGATCACCCACGGCCATATCGATCATTGCGGGGAGGCGGGGACGCTGGCGAAGGAACTCGGCGTCAGGATCGAGGGACCGCATGAGGCCGACCGCTTCTGGATTTCGCGCCTCGAGGACGACGGGCGCAGCTACGGCGTGAATGGCAAAGTCTTCGAACCCGACCGCTGGCTCGACAATGGCGACACGGTGACGGTCGGCAATCTGACGCTCGACGTCTATCATTGCCCCGGCCACACCCCCGGCCATGTCGTGTTCCACCACGCGCCCTCTGGCGTGGCAATGGTTGGTGACGTCCTGTTCCAGGGTTCCATAGGCCGCACCGATTTTCCGATGGGCAATCATCAGGATTTGCTCGACGCCATTGTCACCCGGCTTTGGCCGCTCGGCGGGCATACCAATTTCGTGCCCGGGCACGGGGCCATGTCGACCTTTGCCCATGAACGTGCGACCAACCCCTATGTCGCCGACCGGGTCTTGGCCGCCGCCTGA
- a CDS encoding glycerophosphodiester phosphodiesterase: protein MIAAAALSTAHPLVIAHRGASGERPEHTLASYTLAIEQGADFIEPDLVMTRDHVLVARHENEISGTTDVAAHPEFAARKATKVIDGQSFTGWFTEDFTLAELKTLRARERLPDLRPQNRAYDGQFEVPTFDEILALVKATKRRVGVYPEIKHGTYFDGLGMNMEAPLLAALKKAGFSKRTDPVFIQSFEVGNLQRLRKATKLRLVQLIDGSGHPADRPDLPSATMVTPTGLAEVARYADAIGVTKTLVVPRDGAGHSVKPLTLVADAHKAGLKVHVWTFRAENFFLPLELRAGREPEGHGDLAAELRQFYALGVDGVFSDYPGIAVTSRR, encoded by the coding sequence ATGATTGCCGCTGCCGCCCTTTCCACCGCGCACCCGTTGGTGATCGCCCACCGCGGCGCGAGCGGCGAACGGCCCGAGCACACGCTGGCCTCGTACACGCTCGCCATCGAGCAAGGCGCGGATTTCATCGAACCCGACCTTGTCATGACCAGGGACCATGTGCTCGTCGCGCGGCACGAGAACGAGATTTCGGGGACGACCGATGTCGCGGCGCACCCCGAATTTGCCGCGCGCAAGGCAACCAAGGTCATCGACGGGCAGAGCTTTACCGGTTGGTTTACCGAGGACTTTACGCTGGCCGAGCTGAAGACACTCCGCGCCCGCGAGCGTCTGCCCGATTTGCGCCCGCAGAACCGGGCGTACGACGGGCAGTTCGAGGTGCCGACATTCGACGAAATCCTCGCGTTGGTGAAAGCGACGAAGCGGCGGGTGGGCGTCTATCCCGAGATCAAGCACGGGACATATTTCGACGGCCTTGGCATGAACATGGAAGCGCCGCTGCTTGCCGCGTTGAAAAAGGCGGGGTTCAGCAAGAGGACCGATCCCGTATTCATCCAGTCGTTCGAGGTCGGCAATCTCCAGCGGCTGCGAAAAGCGACGAAGCTGCGCCTCGTCCAGTTGATCGACGGCAGCGGCCATCCCGCCGACCGGCCCGATCTGCCGAGCGCGACGATGGTGACGCCGACGGGCCTTGCCGAGGTAGCGCGCTATGCCGATGCCATTGGCGTGACCAAGACGCTGGTCGTACCGCGCGACGGGGCGGGGCACTCGGTGAAGCCGCTCACTCTCGTTGCCGACGCGCACAAGGCTGGTTTGAAAGTCCATGTCTGGACCTTCCGCGCCGAGAACTTCTTCCTGCCGCTCGAACTGCGCGCCGGACGCGAGCCGGAGGGGCATGGCGACCTCGCCGCCGAACTCCGCCAGTTCTATGCGCTGGGCGTCGACGGGGTGTTCAGCGACTATCCGGGGATTGCGGTCACTTCGCGGCGCTGA
- a CDS encoding dipeptidase, producing MTRPIAPARTALRPIAAHLVAGAIWVSLVTLGTPIAAQSAPPPLDAATQARIDRVLKATPLIDGHNDLPWELREKYASKVETTDVSANSDKLREPLQTDIARLRAGRVGGQFWSVYVPAELTGGAAVQATLEQIDIVKRLAARYPRDLELATTAADVVRIHKAGRIASLMGMEGGHQIGNSLGVLRQMYGLGVRYMTLTHFLNNDWADSATDDPKRNGLTPFGKSVVGEMNRLGMILDLSHVSPKTMMDALAATKAPVMFSHSGARALNDHPRNVPDDVLKLLPANGGVVMVNFYPGHLSQAVTAWNAVRAAEEARNKVYFNGQPERRKAAMQAWDKANPKPATSMGLVADHIDHIAKIAGHDHVGIGGDLDGIGGDFVVGLGGVDGYPHLFAELIRRGWSDADLAKLAGGNILRVMRGAEATAAAMKGVPPGTDVLSAAK from the coding sequence ATGACCAGACCCATCGCCCCAGCCCGCACCGCACTCCGCCCCATTGCCGCGCATCTTGTCGCAGGCGCGATATGGGTGAGCTTAGTGACTTTAGGGACGCCGATCGCAGCCCAGAGCGCTCCGCCGCCACTCGACGCCGCGACCCAGGCGCGCATCGACCGGGTGCTCAAGGCTACCCCGCTGATCGACGGTCACAACGACCTGCCCTGGGAATTACGCGAGAAATACGCCTCGAAAGTCGAGACCACCGATGTGTCGGCGAACAGCGACAAGCTGCGCGAGCCGCTCCAGACCGACATCGCGCGGCTGCGTGCGGGCCGGGTCGGCGGCCAGTTCTGGTCGGTCTATGTCCCCGCCGAACTCACCGGCGGCGCGGCGGTGCAGGCGACGCTCGAACAGATCGACATCGTCAAGCGGCTGGCCGCGCGCTACCCGCGGGATCTCGAACTCGCCACTACTGCTGCCGATGTGGTCCGCATCCACAAGGCGGGGCGAATCGCGTCGCTGATGGGGATGGAGGGCGGCCACCAGATCGGCAATTCGCTGGGCGTGCTGCGCCAGATGTACGGGCTCGGTGTCCGCTACATGACGCTCACCCATTTCCTCAACAACGACTGGGCCGATTCGGCGACCGACGACCCGAAGCGCAACGGGCTGACCCCCTTCGGCAAAAGCGTTGTCGGCGAGATGAACCGGCTGGGGATGATCCTCGATCTGAGCCATGTCAGCCCCAAGACGATGATGGACGCACTGGCCGCGACCAAGGCTCCCGTGATGTTCTCGCACTCCGGCGCCCGCGCGCTCAACGACCATCCGCGTAACGTGCCCGATGACGTGCTGAAACTGCTCCCTGCGAACGGCGGCGTCGTCATGGTCAATTTCTATCCCGGCCATTTGTCGCAGGCAGTGACCGCCTGGAACGCCGTGCGTGCGGCGGAGGAAGCGCGGAACAAGGTCTATTTCAACGGCCAGCCCGAACGGCGCAAGGCGGCGATGCAGGCGTGGGACAAGGCCAATCCGAAGCCTGCAACGTCCATGGGTCTTGTTGCCGACCATATCGACCATATCGCCAAAATTGCGGGCCATGACCATGTCGGCATCGGCGGTGACCTCGACGGCATCGGTGGCGATTTCGTGGTCGGGCTGGGCGGCGTCGACGGTTATCCGCACCTGTTTGCCGAACTCATCCGCCGCGGCTGGAGCGACGCCGACCTCGCCAAGCTCGCGGGCGGCAATATCCTGCGCGTGATGCGCGGGGCCGAAGCGACAGCGGCGGCGATGAAGGGGGTGCCGCCGGGAACGGATGTGCTCAGCGCCGCGAAGTGA
- a CDS encoding beta-propeller domain-containing protein: MPDAAHRFGAVMTGLWVVAVAVALVLVPGSTSTAAASRGATVMGLGGGSGPGLSAFRNKAELATYMRDLRNARAATMRNRSQSSYDMASPPPPPPPPAPPAVAMAAPPAAEAMVVTGSKAASDNITNTQVQGVDEGGIVKARGDILVVLRRGRLFTVSTANGGMRPVAAIDAMAPGLDGRGDWYDEMLVADDTVAVIGYSYARNGTQVNRFRLGPAGQLSFLDAYSFKSADYYSSRNYASRLIGNRLVLYAPIPLDIDRWESSFPSLTRWRSNGRADPSKPLWNANMVYVPERVRRAGPWAVTTVHSVTSCDLTAAVLDCDATSVLGSDSRTFYVSQNAVYVWTGLNGGQSEYDEDAPRGGPSALLYRLPFDTSRPQAVAARGQPVDQFSFFADTKRSALQVVVGSGGGDRMWGPEWTNGRLALVSVPMGLFGSGAAEVPQSRYQRLPGEGQSWGIQNRFVGDHLLYGMSGGYGARGATNAVRVVSLATRTVTAVALPHRVDRLDAIGPDAVVVGQGTGYLGFSAIDLTGTPRLAAEYRLPDAEESESRSQAFFFQPDARDPAGRSGLLGLPVARQFRLARGFQQSAAVVFLRRSGRELGPNGELAASRSEQRDDGCRASCVDWYGNARPIFRGPRVFALLGYELVEGRAKQGTMDEVGRVDMASLVRRAEPDMRP, from the coding sequence ATGCCGGACGCTGCACATCGCTTCGGAGCGGTCATGACGGGGTTATGGGTCGTCGCGGTCGCAGTAGCGCTCGTGCTTGTCCCCGGCAGCACGTCGACGGCAGCCGCCAGCCGCGGCGCGACGGTCATGGGGCTGGGCGGCGGTTCGGGCCCCGGCCTGTCAGCGTTCCGCAACAAAGCCGAGCTGGCCACCTACATGCGCGACCTGCGGAACGCGCGGGCAGCAACGATGCGAAACCGCAGTCAGTCGAGCTATGACATGGCATCGCCACCCCCGCCGCCACCTCCCCCCGCACCTCCGGCGGTCGCCATGGCCGCGCCGCCCGCCGCCGAAGCAATGGTCGTAACCGGCAGCAAGGCCGCCAGCGACAATATCACAAACACGCAAGTGCAGGGCGTCGATGAGGGCGGCATCGTCAAGGCGCGCGGGGACATCCTGGTCGTGTTGCGGCGCGGGCGGCTGTTCACGGTCTCGACCGCAAACGGCGGGATGCGCCCGGTTGCCGCCATCGACGCGATGGCGCCGGGGCTCGACGGGCGCGGCGACTGGTACGACGAGATGCTGGTCGCGGACGATACTGTCGCGGTGATCGGCTATAGCTATGCGCGAAACGGCACGCAGGTAAACCGCTTCCGGCTCGGCCCCGCCGGACAATTGAGCTTCCTCGACGCGTACAGCTTCAAATCCGCCGATTATTATTCGTCGCGCAACTATGCCAGCCGTCTGATCGGCAACCGGCTGGTGCTCTACGCCCCGATTCCGCTCGACATCGATCGCTGGGAAAGCTCGTTCCCGTCGCTGACCCGCTGGCGCAGCAACGGGCGCGCCGATCCGTCGAAGCCGCTGTGGAACGCCAACATGGTCTATGTGCCCGAGCGCGTCCGCCGCGCGGGGCCATGGGCGGTAACGACGGTGCACAGCGTCACCAGCTGCGACCTCACCGCCGCCGTGCTCGATTGCGACGCAACCAGTGTGCTCGGATCGGACTCGCGCACCTTTTATGTGTCGCAGAACGCCGTCTATGTCTGGACCGGCCTGAACGGCGGACAGTCGGAGTACGACGAGGACGCGCCGCGCGGCGGTCCGTCAGCGCTGCTTTATCGCCTGCCGTTCGACACCTCGCGCCCGCAAGCCGTGGCCGCGCGCGGCCAGCCGGTCGACCAGTTCTCGTTCTTTGCCGACACGAAACGTAGCGCGCTGCAGGTCGTCGTCGGCAGCGGCGGCGGCGACCGCATGTGGGGACCGGAATGGACCAACGGGCGGCTGGCGCTGGTCAGCGTGCCGATGGGGCTGTTCGGCAGCGGGGCCGCCGAAGTGCCGCAGAGCCGCTATCAGCGGCTGCCCGGCGAAGGGCAAAGCTGGGGCATCCAGAACCGCTTTGTCGGCGACCACCTGCTCTACGGTATGTCGGGCGGCTATGGCGCACGCGGCGCGACCAATGCGGTGCGCGTCGTGTCGCTGGCGACGCGGACGGTGACGGCGGTTGCGCTGCCGCACCGGGTCGACCGGCTCGACGCGATCGGCCCCGATGCCGTCGTCGTCGGACAGGGGACGGGCTATCTCGGCTTTTCGGCCATCGATCTGACTGGCACGCCGCGCCTCGCCGCCGAATACCGCCTGCCCGACGCGGAAGAGAGCGAATCGCGTAGCCAGGCGTTTTTCTTCCAGCCCGATGCGCGCGATCCGGCGGGGCGGTCGGGTCTGCTCGGCCTGCCCGTCGCCCGCCAGTTCAGGCTGGCGCGCGGGTTCCAGCAATCGGCGGCGGTGGTGTTCCTGCGCCGGTCGGGCCGCGAACTCGGCCCCAATGGCGAACTGGCGGCATCGCGCAGCGAGCAGCGCGACGACGGCTGCCGCGCCTCGTGCGTCGACTGGTACGGCAATGCCCGCCCGATCTTTCGCGGGCCCCGCGTGTTCGCGCTGCTCGGTTATGAGCTGGTCGAGGGACGCGCGAAGCAGGGAACGATGGACGAGGTCGGCCGCGTCGATATGGCGTCGCTGGTGCGGCGGGCAGAGCCGGACATGCGCCCCTGA
- a CDS encoding EVE domain-containing protein, with product MAYWLVKSEPHKYAWTDMVRDGRTIWDGVRNHTAAINLRAMKLGDRAFFYHSNEGKEIVGIVEIVREHYLDPKDAAGRFPAVDVAPVAALENPVTLAAIKADPALAEMELVRQSRLSVAPVRDAEWARVLEMSR from the coding sequence ATGGCGTACTGGCTGGTGAAATCCGAACCGCATAAATATGCGTGGACCGACATGGTCCGCGACGGCCGCACGATCTGGGACGGGGTGCGGAACCACACTGCCGCGATCAATCTGCGCGCGATGAAACTGGGCGACCGCGCGTTCTTCTACCATTCGAACGAGGGCAAGGAGATCGTCGGCATCGTCGAGATCGTCCGCGAGCACTACCTCGACCCGAAGGACGCCGCGGGACGGTTCCCTGCCGTCGATGTCGCACCGGTCGCGGCGCTCGAAAACCCGGTGACGCTCGCCGCGATCAAGGCCGACCCCGCACTTGCCGAGATGGAGCTGGTACGCCAGTCGCGCTTGTCGGTTGCGCCTGTGCGCGACGCGGAATGGGCGCGCGTGCTGGAGATGTCGCGCTAG
- a CDS encoding multidrug effflux MFS transporter: MPGRIEFVALVATINMIAAFAIDSMLPALPAIGASLGVAEETRWGLVVTAFTFGFGVAQLFVGPFTDRYGRRGLMLGALVGYALTALLAASASTFTLLLAARMAQGLATAVARVLATSIVRDRFEGRDMAQVMSLSSAIFMAAPIIAPFMGQAVLEVAPWRYIFIVLAFVGVAIFLWVALRLPDTLSPEHRRPISFASIREAAGIVLRDRQSVAYSVSNACLTATVMGFLTSVTLVFTETFHRPKLLSVGFGIMAGCMMAASLTNAAIVKRFGMRRIGHAAILAMTAIAAFHAGLVAWRGDGLVTFVVLQSAMMVCFALAAGNFGAMAMENMGDVAGTASSIQGSFGAVLGAIGGTVIGASFDGTTMPLYLGVTFMGLVSIAVIWLAEGGLFVARHDVRPA, from the coding sequence ATGCCCGGCCGCATCGAATTCGTCGCTCTTGTCGCCACGATCAACATGATCGCGGCGTTTGCGATCGATTCGATGCTGCCGGCGCTTCCTGCCATCGGTGCCAGCCTGGGTGTTGCCGAGGAAACGCGCTGGGGGCTGGTGGTGACCGCCTTCACTTTCGGATTCGGCGTCGCGCAGCTGTTCGTCGGTCCCTTTACCGACCGCTACGGGCGGCGCGGGCTGATGTTGGGCGCGCTGGTCGGTTATGCACTGACGGCCCTGCTCGCGGCTTCGGCGTCGACCTTTACCCTGTTGCTGGCAGCGCGGATGGCACAGGGGCTCGCGACTGCCGTGGCGCGGGTTCTCGCTACCTCGATCGTCCGCGACCGGTTCGAGGGGCGCGATATGGCGCAGGTGATGAGCCTGTCCTCGGCGATCTTCATGGCCGCGCCGATCATCGCGCCGTTCATGGGCCAAGCGGTGCTTGAGGTCGCGCCATGGCGCTATATCTTCATTGTGCTGGCGTTCGTGGGCGTTGCGATTTTCCTGTGGGTGGCGCTGCGCCTGCCCGACACGCTCTCGCCCGAACATCGCCGCCCGATTTCGTTTGCGTCGATCAGGGAAGCCGCGGGCATCGTGCTGCGCGACCGCCAATCGGTCGCCTATAGCGTGTCCAATGCTTGCCTCACCGCGACTGTGATGGGGTTCCTGACCTCGGTGACACTCGTCTTTACCGAAACTTTCCACCGCCCAAAGCTGTTGTCCGTCGGCTTCGGAATCATGGCGGGGTGCATGATGGCGGCCTCGCTGACCAATGCTGCCATCGTCAAGCGGTTCGGGATGCGGCGCATCGGCCATGCCGCAATTCTGGCGATGACGGCGATTGCGGCGTTCCATGCCGGACTGGTGGCGTGGCGCGGCGATGGGCTGGTCACCTTCGTCGTGCTGCAATCGGCGATGATGGTGTGTTTCGCGCTCGCGGCGGGCAATTTCGGCGCCATGGCGATGGAGAATATGGGCGATGTCGCCGGGACGGCGAGTTCGATCCAGGGGTCGTTCGGGGCAGTGCTCGGGGCCATCGGCGGCACCGTGATCGGCGCGAGTTTCGACGGGACGACGATGCCGCTCTATCTGGGCGTGACCTTCATGGGGCTGGTCTCGATCGCCGTCATCTGGCTGGCCGAAGGCGGATTGTTCGTCGCCCGCCATGATGTAAGACCCGCGTGA
- a CDS encoding dihydrolipoamide acetyltransferase family protein has protein sequence MALYKFRLPDIGEGIAEAEIVQWHVKVGDRIEEDANLADMMTDKATVEMESPVSGVVVELAGEVGDMVPIGSTLAVIEVAGEDEVAERIDAETPDANPPLRIDAGEGDREAVEGRDAVAAVPAISASLPAVAPLHHPPEEAGGPPPLASQGEELRVLASPAVRTRATDLGIDLSHVKPSEDGRLRHADLDAYLRYNSAQGFGVAAAPRADEAIKVIGMRRRIAENMAASKRNIPHFTYVEEIDVTALEAMRADLNDNRGNRPKLTMLPLMIVAICKAVPQFPMINARYDDEAGVVTRSGAVHLGMATQTDAGLMVPVIRDAQAKNVWQLASEITRLAEAARTGKATSAEMSGGTLTITSLGPLGGIATTPVINRPEVAIIGPNRIIERPVFAKNPLGGDDIRRAKLMNLSISCDHRVVDGWDAASFVQAVRKLLETPVLLFAD, from the coding sequence ATGGCGCTCTACAAATTCCGCCTGCCCGACATCGGCGAAGGCATTGCCGAGGCCGAAATCGTCCAGTGGCATGTGAAGGTCGGCGACCGGATCGAGGAGGACGCCAACCTCGCCGACATGATGACCGACAAGGCGACCGTCGAGATGGAATCGCCCGTGTCGGGCGTGGTCGTCGAACTGGCGGGCGAGGTCGGCGATATGGTGCCGATCGGGAGCACGCTCGCGGTGATCGAGGTCGCGGGCGAGGATGAAGTTGCCGAGCGGATCGATGCGGAGACGCCGGATGCCAATCCTCCCCTGCGCATAGACGCAGGGGAGGGGGACCGCGAAGCGGTGGAGGGGCGCGACGCAGTCGCGGCGGTGCCTGCCATCAGTGCGTCGCTCCCTGCGGTCGCACCCCTCCACCACCCGCCGGAAGAGGCGGGCGGTCCCCCTCCCCTGGCTTCGCAAGGGGAGGAATTAAGAGTCCTCGCCTCCCCCGCTGTCCGCACACGCGCCACCGATCTCGGGATCGACCTGTCGCACGTCAAACCCTCCGAAGACGGCCGCCTGCGCCACGCCGATCTCGACGCCTATCTCCGCTACAACAGCGCACAGGGCTTCGGCGTTGCTGCCGCGCCGCGCGCCGACGAAGCCATCAAGGTCATCGGCATGCGCCGCCGTATCGCCGAGAACATGGCGGCATCGAAGCGCAACATCCCGCATTTCACCTATGTCGAGGAAATCGACGTTACCGCGCTGGAGGCGATGCGCGCCGACCTGAACGATAACCGCGGCAACCGGCCCAAGCTGACGATGCTGCCGCTGATGATCGTCGCGATCTGCAAGGCGGTGCCGCAATTCCCGATGATCAACGCGCGCTACGACGACGAGGCCGGGGTCGTGACGCGCAGCGGCGCCGTCCATCTCGGCATGGCGACACAGACCGATGCGGGCCTGATGGTCCCGGTTATCCGCGACGCGCAGGCGAAAAACGTGTGGCAGCTTGCGAGCGAAATAACCCGGCTCGCCGAGGCCGCGCGGACCGGCAAGGCGACCAGTGCCGAAATGTCGGGCGGCACGCTGACGATCACGTCGCTGGGGCCGCTCGGCGGGATTGCAACGACGCCGGTCATCAACCGGCCCGAAGTCGCGATTATCGGTCCCAACCGCATTATCGAACGCCCCGTCTTCGCCAAAAATCCTTTGGGGGGCGACGACATCCGCCGTGCCAAGCTGATGAACCTGTCGATCAGCTGCGACCACCGTGTCGTCGACGGCTGGGACGCCGCCAGTTTCGTCCAGGCCGTCCGCAAATTGCTGGAAACACCGGTACTGCTGTTCGCGGATTAA
- a CDS encoding alpha-ketoacid dehydrogenase subunit beta has translation MNMIEAINSAMDVCLARDPDVTVLGEDIGFFGGVFRATAGLQAKHGKTRVFDTPINECGIIGVAVGMAAYGLRPVPEIQFADYIYPGLDQLVSEAARLRYRSAGEFVMPITVRSPFGGGIFGGQTHSQSPEAMFTHVAGLKTVIPSNPYDAKGLLIAAIEDNDPVIFFEPKRIYNGPFDGHYDRPVQPWSKVETPDVPEGHYTVPLGKAAVVREGAEVTVLAFGTMVHVVRATVEEKGIDAEVIDLRTLLPLDIETIETSVKKTGRCVIVHEATRTSGFGAELAALIQERCFYHLEAPIQRVTGFDTPYPHSLEWAYFPGPIRIGTALDLVLKD, from the coding sequence ATGAACATGATCGAGGCGATCAACTCCGCGATGGACGTGTGCCTTGCCCGCGATCCGGATGTGACGGTGCTCGGCGAAGACATCGGCTTTTTCGGCGGCGTGTTCCGCGCGACGGCGGGGCTGCAGGCGAAACACGGCAAGACGCGCGTGTTCGACACGCCGATCAACGAATGCGGCATCATCGGCGTCGCGGTCGGCATGGCCGCCTATGGCCTGCGCCCCGTCCCCGAGATCCAGTTCGCCGATTACATCTACCCCGGTCTCGACCAATTGGTCAGCGAAGCGGCGCGGCTGCGCTATCGCTCGGCGGGCGAGTTCGTCATGCCGATCACGGTGCGCTCGCCCTTCGGCGGCGGCATCTTCGGCGGGCAGACCCATTCGCAATCGCCCGAGGCGATGTTTACCCATGTCGCGGGGCTGAAGACGGTCATCCCGTCGAACCCCTATGATGCCAAGGGGCTGCTGATCGCCGCGATCGAGGACAACGACCCCGTCATCTTCTTCGAACCCAAACGCATCTACAACGGTCCGTTTGATGGCCATTACGACCGGCCGGTCCAGCCGTGGTCGAAAGTCGAGACGCCCGATGTGCCTGAGGGCCATTATACCGTGCCGCTCGGCAAGGCGGCGGTGGTGCGCGAAGGGGCCGAGGTGACCGTGCTCGCCTTTGGCACGATGGTCCATGTCGTGCGCGCGACCGTCGAGGAAAAGGGGATCGATGCCGAGGTGATCGACCTCCGCACCTTGCTCCCGCTCGACATCGAGACCATCGAGACGAGTGTGAAGAAGACCGGCCGCTGCGTCATCGTGCACGAGGCGACGCGGACCAGCGGGTTCGGCGCGGAACTGGCCGCGCTCATTCAGGAACGCTGCTTCTATCACCTCGAAGCGCCGATCCAGCGCGTGACCGGCTTCGACACGCCCTATCCGCACTCGCTCGAATGGGCATATTTCCCGGGGCCGATCCGCATCGGGACGGCGCTCGACCTGGTTCTGAAGGACTGA